The Fusobacterium necrophorum subsp. necrophorum genome has a window encoding:
- a CDS encoding type IV secretory system conjugative DNA transfer family protein, protein MFKAIVKYIKNVLHIRDKKRFVIQNLPYLFFFYLGNIFFAHIGRYVGGDFIDKIFQGILEMYKMSFIPSIYPSDLLAGIITAFLIKFIVHTKMKNAKKFRQGVEYGSARWGGSKDIEPYLDEKFENNILLTNTESLTMNSRPKNPKFARNKNVLVVGGSGSGKTRFFLKPNLMQMHSSYVVTDPKGTVLVECGKMLEKNGYDIKVLNTINFKKSMHYNPFAYLRSEKDILKLVQTIMANTKGEGEKSTEDFWCKAERLYYTALIGYLYYEAPEEEQNFESLLAFIDASEVREEDENFKNAVDYIFDALEKEKPNHFAVKQYRKYKLAAGKTAKSILISCGARLAAFDIEELRNLMEYDEMGLDTIGDKKTALFIIISDTDDTFNFVVAMMYTQLFNLLCDKADDVYGGRLPVHVRCLLDEFSNIGQIPKFEKLIATIRSREISASIILQAKSQLKAIYKDHADTILGNCDSELFLGGKEGTTIKELSENLGKETIDLYNTSETRSNQKSFGLNYQKLGKELMSRDELKVMDGGKCILEIRGARPFFSDKFDITKHKNYKQLSDYNKKNAFDIEKYLKRKDKVNLKENMQVTLVEIDDEG, encoded by the coding sequence ATTTTTAAAGCGATAGTAAAATATATAAAAAATGTACTTCACATAAGAGATAAGAAAAGATTTGTAATTCAAAACTTACCTTATCTCTTTTTCTTTTATCTAGGAAATATATTTTTCGCTCATATAGGAAGATATGTAGGTGGAGATTTTATAGATAAAATCTTTCAGGGGATATTGGAAATGTACAAAATGAGTTTTATTCCAAGCATTTACCCCTCAGATTTACTTGCAGGGATAATAACAGCCTTTCTTATAAAATTCATTGTTCATACGAAAATGAAAAATGCAAAGAAATTTCGCCAAGGAGTAGAGTATGGTTCGGCAAGATGGGGAGGCTCTAAAGACATTGAGCCATATTTGGATGAAAAGTTTGAAAACAACATACTTTTAACCAATACGGAAAGCCTTACGATGAACTCAAGACCTAAAAATCCTAAATTTGCTCGTAATAAAAATGTGCTTGTAGTAGGAGGATCCGGGAGTGGAAAGACCCGATTTTTCTTAAAGCCCAATTTGATGCAAATGCACTCATCCTATGTTGTAACCGATCCGAAAGGTACTGTTCTTGTTGAGTGCGGAAAGATGCTAGAGAAAAATGGATATGATATTAAAGTGCTAAACACCATAAATTTCAAAAAGTCTATGCACTACAATCCGTTTGCCTATCTAAGGAGTGAAAAGGACATACTAAAACTTGTACAGACGATTATGGCAAATACAAAAGGCGAAGGAGAAAAATCTACGGAAGATTTTTGGTGTAAAGCGGAACGCCTGTATTACACAGCTTTGATAGGTTATCTGTACTATGAAGCACCGGAAGAAGAACAAAATTTTGAAAGTCTACTTGCCTTTATTGATGCCAGCGAAGTGAGAGAAGAAGATGAAAACTTTAAAAATGCAGTAGATTATATCTTTGATGCACTCGAAAAAGAAAAGCCGAATCACTTTGCAGTCAAGCAATATAGAAAGTACAAACTTGCTGCGGGCAAAACGGCGAAAAGTATATTAATTTCCTGTGGAGCAAGGCTTGCGGCATTTGATATAGAGGAACTTAGAAACCTTATGGAATATGATGAGATGGGCTTAGATACCATAGGGGATAAAAAGACAGCCCTCTTTATTATCATATCCGATACCGATGACACCTTTAACTTTGTAGTGGCAATGATGTATACTCAGCTATTTAATCTCTTATGTGATAAGGCAGATGATGTATATGGTGGAAGATTACCTGTTCATGTGAGATGTCTACTTGATGAATTTAGCAATATTGGACAAATACCGAAGTTCGAAAAACTCATTGCAACCATTCGTTCCAGAGAAATATCGGCAAGTATTATCCTTCAAGCAAAAAGTCAATTAAAAGCAATCTATAAAGACCATGCCGACACGATTCTAGGCAATTGTGATAGCGAGCTATTTTTAGGCGGAAAAGAAGGAACGACTATCAAGGAGCTGTCCGAAAACTTGGGAAAAGAAACCATAGACCTTTACAACACATCGGAAACAAGATCAAATCAAAAATCGTTTGGACTAAACTATCAAAAGCTTGGAAAGGAACTGATGAGCAGAGATGAACTGAAAGTGATGGACGGAGGAAAGTGTATCTTGGAAATAAGAGGAGCAAGACCTTTTTTCAGTGATAAGTTTGATATAACCAAGCATAAGAACTACAAACAGCTTTCCGATTACAATAAGAAAAATGCCTTTGATATAGAAAAATATTTAAAGAGAAAAGACAAAGTTAATCTAAAAGAAAATATGCAAGTAACTTTAGTGGAAATTGATGATGAGGGATAA
- the dcm gene encoding DNA (cytosine-5-)-methyltransferase produces MTLGSLFDGIGVFPLAARKVGIKTVWASEIDKNAIAISKRHFPDVEHLGDITELKAKDIKPVDIITFGSPCQNFLKAGDLTGLRGEKSSLFYQAIRLIKEMRCVTNGEYPTFAIWENVMGAFVSGDRLDFRTVLESFSSTCLPMPESKWANAGVVRGREFELSWRVLDAQYFGEPKLLQKRKRIFIVCDFGGFRSHKILYKPENLLENTEIIRSIEDKDTKSNRRHSDKAGRKIPNIRPFQDRKMRGGAKRRNKTLFRNSFGKPNEPFPTLLASNPTMFAYWEDGKEEEGFIRYLTPIECERLMGLPDNYTKYGVDGNIILDSARYKALGNAIALPCVEYIMAGIKDEFLTSAQNEQKLE; encoded by the coding sequence ATAACACTTGGAAGTTTATTTGATGGAATCGGAGTATTTCCTTTAGCAGCAAGAAAAGTAGGAATAAAAACGGTATGGGCAAGTGAAATAGATAAAAATGCAATAGCTATATCCAAAAGACATTTTCCTGATGTAGAGCATTTAGGAGACATAACCGAATTAAAGGCAAAAGATATAAAACCGGTGGATATCATCACGTTCGGTTCTCCTTGTCAAAATTTTTTAAAAGCGGGAGATTTAACAGGACTTCGTGGAGAAAAATCATCTCTTTTTTATCAAGCGATACGATTGATTAAAGAAATGAGGTGTGTAACAAATGGGGAGTATCCAACTTTCGCTATTTGGGAGAACGTCATGGGAGCTTTTGTATCGGGAGATAGGTTGGATTTTAGAACCGTCCTCGAATCCTTCAGTAGCACCTGCCTTCCAATGCCTGAGTCTAAATGGGCAAATGCAGGAGTGGTGCGAGGGAGAGAATTTGAGCTTTCTTGGAGAGTCTTGGACGCCCAATATTTCGGAGAGCCTAAGCTCTTACAAAAAAGAAAGAGAATATTTATTGTCTGCGATTTTGGAGGATTTCGTTCCCACAAAATATTATATAAGCCCGAAAACCTGCTCGAAAATACTGAGATTATCAGAAGCATCGAAGATAAGGATACCAAGTCCAATCGAAGGCATTCTGATAAAGCAGGGAGGAAAATACCAAACATAAGACCCTTTCAAGATAGAAAAATGCGAGGAGGAGCAAAAAGAAGAAATAAAACTCTTTTTAGAAACAGCTTCGGAAAGCCAAATGAGCCTTTTCCAACCCTATTAGCATCAAATCCTACAATGTTTGCGTATTGGGAGGACGGAAAAGAAGAGGAGGGATTTATTAGATATTTAACGCCGATAGAATGTGAAAGACTGATGGGACTACCTGATAACTATACAAAGTATGGGGTAGATGGAAATATCATACTTGACAGTGCAAGATATAAAGCACTTGGAAATGCGATAGCACTGCCCTGCGTGGAGTATATTATGGCAGGAATAAAAGATGAATTTCTAACTTCTGCTCAAAATGAACAGAAGTTAGAATAA